The following are encoded in a window of Impatiens glandulifera chromosome 5, dImpGla2.1, whole genome shotgun sequence genomic DNA:
- the LOC124939784 gene encoding cytochrome c oxidase copper chaperone 1-like: protein MEALQVHNTGAVTATTVQDVKPKKKICCACPDTKKLRDECIVQHGEDACSKWIDAHKRCLRAEGFNV, encoded by the coding sequence ATGGAAGCGCTGCAAGTTCATAATACTGGAGCTGTTACTGCAACAACTGTACAAGATGTGAAGCCCAAGAAGAAAATATGTTGCGCTTGCCCCGACACTAAGAAGCTGAGGGATGAATGCATCGTGCAGCATGGGGAAGATGCGTGTTCTAAATGGATCGATGCTCACAAAAGATGCCTTCGTGCAGAAGGGTTCaatgtttga